The Dehalobacter sp. DCM sequence GTTAACGGATGCTCCGATAACTTGCTAAGGACATTGTATGGAACCGTCGCAAAATCGGCCCCGATCTTTGCTGCCTCCAATACGTGAACAGGATGTCGGATACTGGCAGCAATGATTCGGCAGTCCAGATCATGGACTTCAAAAATTGTGCAGATGTCTGATAATAGATCCATACCGACTTCACCGATATCATCGAGTCGTCCTAAGAAAGGACTGACATAAGCCGCGCCGGCGCGTGCAGCCAGTAACGCTTGAACCGGTGTAAATACTAAAGTAACATTCGTTCGGATCCCTTCCTCTTTTAAAGTCTTTACTGCTTTCAGCCCGTCCAGAGTCATTGGGATCTTGACAACAATATTCGGAGCGAGAGAAGCAAGCTCCCGAGCCTCTGTTACCATGCCCGCATAGTCCAAAGCAATAACCTCAGCGCTGATAGGACCATCAACGCGTGCCGCAATATTACGGATAAGCGTTAAAAAATCCGTATTTTCTTTAGCTACTAAAGAAGGGTTTGTTGTCACTCCGGCGATCACACCCATATCCCAAGCCTTTGTGATCTCGTCAATATTTGCTGAATCCAAGAAAAACCGCATAAATATCATCCTCCCTTACATATTAGAGATGACAGATCGATTTAATGACGGTTTTAGCACGTTTCTGCTTAATTTTTAATCGTAATTTTTCGTATAGTATCATTAACAATCTGTATCATATTGGGGTCCAGTCTAATCGCTCCAACCTCATCCAACGTACGTAAAATGGATTTGTTTTCGGTATTGATGATCCCGACGGCATGACAGCTAGCACAAAAAAGTTCGATTTTATCCGGAAGGATCTCTACCGACAGATCATGACTCCCGCACTCACAACTAAGCTGCCCCTTATCAGCCATCCGGTCCAGTATCTCCATTACACCATAAACAATAAAGAAATCATCGGTTTCACTGGCAAATTCTTCATCATCACTGACAAACTCAGATACAAATTCAACAAAATCGCGTTTCGTCTCCTGACACAGCGCAACAACCGTCTGCCGGGGCCCGAAATAACCAATGGGACGGGCCTTGTCATTACACACAAGACTAATCGGCTCTGTTCCCCAGATCGCTTTCCTCGATGCCGACCTATGATGTGCTTTCCCGCAGTAAATACATTGATACTCGATACTGACTTTTTTGTTTTGGTGTTTGAAATTGAGCAATGTGAGTAGTGATGTTCCACAGGAGCAGAAAAAATTATCTCTAACATTATTCGCTAACGAAAATGCAGAAATCGTTTTATATTGTATCTTTCCACAATGTGGACAAATCATTCCGATTGTGGTTACAGCCGGAAAAATCACGAGCGACTCACCCCCTTGGCACCCCATCAGTCGCTGATCCTTATGCGTTATTATTTCTCCGGATGAACATTTTTTCCTGCAATAATATTAAATTTATAGCAGAAAAGCATTCAGTATAAAGATAAAAGTGACGCCAAGAAAAAAGAAATAGTTTATATCTCCTTATTACCTACTGTGTTAAGTGCCAAAAATTCCTCGCTCAAAGACCGTGCTTTATAGTATAACCCTTCTTTTATATATATCCTCATTATTCGCGGATTTGCCTGAGTCCTTCTTAGGGGAATGATCATTTCGTCACCGAGTTGGCAAGGTACCTCTCCCACATCAAGCACCGTCAGCTGCATACCGATCTTGCCTGCCACTGTCACTGTCCTCCCGCCCAGCATAAGTTTTTCTTTTCCTAACTGTATGCCGATCAGAGCAGCCGTATTCTTGATAATAATTTTAATCAGGTCGATCACATTCTGTGGTACCAACTTTGGTTCAATCCCAAAACCATCAGCATATCCTGCAGGGATCACCGCCAGCGTCGTTTCTTTTTTTGTTTTATAGAGACTCTGGTAGCCGACATAGGTAGCCTTTGGCGCCTTTTGGACGTGGACAATACGGGTCTTTGCCAGCCAAGGGTCTCTTAAACGCAGTTTTCCGGCAAAAGCAGGTGTTGGGTAATGCCCGATAATAAGTGTGCCCACCCTCACGTAATCGTAGTGGTACTGCGGAAAATCAAAATATGCGGCACTGTTGCAGACATGTTTTTCAGGAATAAGAATACCTAAAGCTTCCAATTTTTTAACTGCATCAATAAATCGCTCGTGTTGTATTTGTGTATAGGCTTTGTCACGCTGCGCGCCGCGTGCAAAATGCGTATAGGCGCCTCTCACGTGGAGAGAGGACGCTGCGGTCAATCGCGCCGCCAGCTCCTGCAGCTGTCCATCAGCAAATCCTGTCCGACCCATCCCCGTTTCAATCTTGATATGGACCTTGGCTTGTTTGCCGCACTTCGCCGCAAGCTTGTTCATTACCGATATCCAGTCAAGCTGAGAGACAGTGATTTCTATATCGGCTTCAATGGCGGCCGGCCAGTCTTCCGGGCTAGACGGACCGAGCACCAGGATTTGGCCCCTAATTTGTTGAGAGCGCAGAGCTAAGGCTTCCGTAATCGTTGTCACAGCATAGGCCAAACACCCTTCTTCTTGCAAGGCGCGGGCAACTTCCGCTGCACCAAGGCCATAGGCGTCGGCCTTAACAACGGCCATAACACTGCATCCTTCCGAAAGGCCGGATACAACCTGTTGATAGTTATGTTTTATTGCATCGAGATCAACTTCGATCCATAAGTCCGACATTATTTACCTCTTTACAATCACTTTCCTCGCAATTTAGCCAGCAAACCTTTCAGCTTCCCTGAGTACACTTTCTCGGCAATTTGCCAAATTGTATACATAAATGGCCGATAGACAAAGTCCCATTCACCGATAAATTCAGTGAATTCACCATTGAATCCTTTTTTGAATTTATAGAGACCATAGAGCGGGTTATCCTCACTCAGATCACCGGATACGCCTCGGAAATCATACAGACTGCAGCCATTGGCTTTCGCCCAGCGAATCATTTCCCACTGAATCAAATAATTAGGCATCACATTGCGATATGAATTGGAAGACGCGCCATAGATGTACCAGGCTTTATCACCGGTAACAAACGCCAGTGTGCCCGCGATGATCTTCCCTTCAAACTCGGCAATAAAGAGTTGTCCAAACCCCGTCGGAACCAGGGTATCGTAAATATCTTCAAAATAGGAATAGGAACGCACTAAAAAATTATCCCGTTCGGTGGTTTCCTTAAGAACCCGATAAAATTCCGGAAGGTCCGTGCGCGTACCAATCCGGATATGAACACCTTTTTTGATAGCCAGGCGAATATTGTAACGGGTCTTTTGATTCATATTCGCGAGGAGTACCTCTTCATCGGGTGATATATCCAAACGAAAAACAAACTTCGGCTGAACCCCTTCAAAATTTTTACCGTTATCCATTTTCTTAAAACCCGCTGCGGTAAGCAATTGGGATAAAACCTGATCCTCAGAAGGGATATCCGGATCGATTTTTAAAAGAATGGCTTTTTGTTTCTTGGCCAAGTCTTTGATGGCATCCATAACAGCCGTTAATTTCGCTTGGTTATGCATGTCTACAACCGGTCCCCGCGGACAATAGAATATGGGAGCACCAATCAACGGCAACCTCCGCTCAAGAACCGTAGCTGCCGCAATCACGTCACCATTCTTGTTTTCTAAAAGCAGCCGCCATGGTTTCCAGCCTGTTCTGCCCTTGATTTCTCCCCATTCCCACAGTTGCAAAGCATGTCCTTTTGGGTGCGAACATATAAAGGCGTTAAAATTTTCTCTATCTTTTTCAGTCAGCCAACGCGCTATCGTCTCCATGTATAATACCTCTCCCGGACAGTGTTCCCGTTTATTAGTAAATAAATACCAGCCTGTCTGTTGATATCGAACAGCCAGGCCGGCTTGAAATCTATCCTATTTCTCCTTTAATGATGCCGATATAAAGCTCATAAAGAGTGGATGCGGTCTGTACGGTCTGGACTTGAATTCCGGGTGGTACTGAGAAGCAACAAACCAGGGATGATCCGGATACTCTGTGATTTCTACCAACCGCCCATCCGGTGATGTTCCTGAGAAAACAAGTCCGTTCTTCTCCAATATCTCACGGTAGTGATTATTGACTTCATAACGGTGACGATGCCGTTCATAAATGACTTCACTGCTATAGGATGTAAATGCCAAGGTATCCTGTTTGACTTTGATCGGAGATATACCTAACCGCATGGTACCGCCCATATCTTCGATATCCTTCTGTTCCGGCAGAAGATCAATCACCGGGTATTCCGATTCAGCGTTAAACTCCGTGCTATTCGCCGCGGACAAGCCGCAGACATTTCTAGCAAACTCGATAATAGCGCATTGCATCCCCAAACATATTCCCAAATACGGCACTTTGTTCTCTCTGGCAAATTGGATAGCTTTGAGTTTCCCTTCAATCCCGCGGATACCAAATCCTCCGGGTACTAAAATTCCCTTGATCCCTTCAAAAACTTTACTTGGATCGCTATCAGGAAGCTCTAGCTCTTCGGAATCGATCCAATGAATATTTACTTTGGCATTCTGATCTATCCCGGCATGGCGTAACGCTTCAGCAACACTGAGATAAGCATCCGGAAGTGCAACATATTTGCCGACGATAGCTATATCGGTTTCTTTGCAGGGAGATTTGATTTTTTGGACCATATTTTCCCACGAAGTCATATCGGCTTTCGGTGCTTTTAACCCCAAACAGTTCAGGACAATATCATCCATTCCCTCGTTTTGCAGACGAAGGGGGACTTCATAAATTGTTGAAACCGTTGTGTTGGTAATGATCGCTTCTTTATCGATATCGCACAGCAGCGCTAATTTCTCTTTCATATCATCGTGAATCTCTTTATCCGCCCGGCAGACAAGAATGTTTGGATGAATCCCGATTCCCTGAAGTTCTTTGACCGAGTGCTGCGTCGGTTTTGTTTTTACTTCACCGGAAGCGGAAAGATAAGGAAGGAGCGTCACGTGAATATAACAGACATTGTCTTTGCCCATATCGCCGCGTACCTGACGAATAGCTTCCAGGAAAGGCAGTGATTCGATATCGCCGACCGTACCGCCAATCTCGGTGATGACGACATCCGGATTGCTTTCACGGGCGACACGGTATATCCGTTCCTTGATTTCATTCGTGATGTGGGGAATGACCTGAACCGTCCCCCCAAGATAATCACCTTTGCGTTCCTTGGTAATTACTGACCAGTATATTTTACCGGTAGTCACATTGCTGTTTTTGGACAACGGGACATCAATAAACCGTTCATAGTGTCCAAGATCAAGATCTGTTTCCGCACCATCATCCGTAACAAATACTTCGCCATGCTGGTAAGGACTCATAGTTCCAGGATCGACGTTGATATAAGGATCAAATTTTTGGATCGCGACTTTTAGTCCCCTTTTTTTCAATAAGCATCCCAATGAAGCGGCGGTTATTCCTTTTCCTAGGGAACTAACAACTCCTCCAGTAACAAAAATAAATTTCGTCATCCTTTTCTACCCTTCCTTATCACATAATGTTATAAAATCAGTGATACACCTGCTATGTACCACATATTGAATTCCTCTTTAAATCATTGATTACAAAACAAAACAATAAGGCTCTTACCCTACATCCTTTCGGGTGCGGATACACCCAGGATACCCAGAACATTGGCTAAAACCTGCCGTGTGGAATGAATTAAGCCCAGACGCGCTGTCCGCAGAGCCTCTTCATCGACCAAAACACGCTGGCTGTTATAAAACGTATGAAATAAAGCCGCGAGATCCAAGACATACCTGGCCAGACGATGAGGCTCGAACATCTTGGCCGCCAAAGCGATTTCCCCAGGGAGATCGGCAATTTTTTTCAATAAATCTCTTTCTTCCCTGGAATCGAGAAGCAGCAAGTTTTCTCTTTCAGGAATACCCTTCCATCTAAAGCCCTGCTCTTCCGCTTGTCTTAAAATACTGCATAACCGCGCATGCGCATATTGCACATAATACACCGGATTATCGGCAGACTGGGATTTAGCCAAATCCAGATCAAATTCAACGGTTGAATCCGGATCGCGCATAATAAAGAAGAATCTGGCCGCATCTTTACCGACTTCGTCGACCAATTCTCTCAAGGTAATATATTGCCCCGATCGTTTTGACATCTTCACAATTTCGCCGTCCTGTATGAGTCTGACCAGTTGCATCAATATAATCTGAAGGGAATCCGGGCTGTAACCAAGGGCCTGCATGGCACCCTTCATCCGGGCAACATGACCGTGATGGTCAGCTCCCCAGATATTAATAACTTTATTGAAGCCCCGTTCATATTTATTGCGGTGGTAGGCAATATCCGCCGCAAAATAGGTCGGCACACCGTTACTGCGGACGATAACTTCATCCTTTTCATCACCCAGTAAACTCGCTTTCAGCCAAAGGGCACCCTCTTTTTCATAGATATACTCTTTGTCCTCTAATTGTTGCATCGTTTCACGGATATAACCGGACTCATGCAAAGACTGTTCACTGAACCAAACATCATAAAAAACGCCAAATGTTTCTAAGGTTTTCTTGATATCCGCAATCTTTTCTTGCAGCGCATAGCTAACCAAAAATTCCCGGCGTGACTCTTCGTCAGCCTGGACGTATTGATCACCGACATGATCGATGATATGACGGACCGTATCGACCAGGTCCTCGCCATGATAGCCTGCTTCCGGGAAAGGAACATCATGGCCAAGGAGTTGGAGATAACGCGCTTCCAAGGAAAGGGCAAAGTTATGGATCTGATTGCCGGCATCGTTGATATAAAACTCACGGCTTACATGATAGCCCGCCATTGTCAAAAGCGACGCG is a genomic window containing:
- the fsa gene encoding fructose-6-phosphate aldolase, yielding MRFFLDSANIDEITKAWDMGVIAGVTTNPSLVAKENTDFLTLIRNIAARVDGPISAEVIALDYAGMVTEARELASLAPNIVVKIPMTLDGLKAVKTLKEEGIRTNVTLVFTPVQALLAARAGAAYVSPFLGRLDDIGEVGMDLLSDICTIFEVHDLDCRIIAASIRHPVHVLEAAKIGADFATVPYNVLSKLSEHPLTTAGINRFLADWKK
- the alr gene encoding alanine racemase, with translation MSDLWIEVDLDAIKHNYQQVVSGLSEGCSVMAVVKADAYGLGAAEVARALQEEGCLAYAVTTITEALALRSQQIRGQILVLGPSSPEDWPAAIEADIEITVSQLDWISVMNKLAAKCGKQAKVHIKIETGMGRTGFADGQLQELAARLTAASSLHVRGAYTHFARGAQRDKAYTQIQHERFIDAVKKLEALGILIPEKHVCNSAAYFDFPQYHYDYVRVGTLIIGHYPTPAFAGKLRLRDPWLAKTRIVHVQKAPKATYVGYQSLYKTKKETTLAVIPAGYADGFGIEPKLVPQNVIDLIKIIIKNTAALIGIQLGKEKLMLGGRTVTVAGKIGMQLTVLDVGEVPCQLGDEMIIPLRRTQANPRIMRIYIKEGLYYKARSLSEEFLALNTVGNKEI
- a CDS encoding lipid II:glycine glycyltransferase FemX, translated to METIARWLTEKDRENFNAFICSHPKGHALQLWEWGEIKGRTGWKPWRLLLENKNGDVIAAATVLERRLPLIGAPIFYCPRGPVVDMHNQAKLTAVMDAIKDLAKKQKAILLKIDPDIPSEDQVLSQLLTAAGFKKMDNGKNFEGVQPKFVFRLDISPDEEVLLANMNQKTRYNIRLAIKKGVHIRIGTRTDLPEFYRVLKETTERDNFLVRSYSYFEDIYDTLVPTGFGQLFIAEFEGKIIAGTLAFVTGDKAWYIYGASSNSYRNVMPNYLIQWEMIRWAKANGCSLYDFRGVSGDLSEDNPLYGLYKFKKGFNGEFTEFIGEWDFVYRPFMYTIWQIAEKVYSGKLKGLLAKLRGK
- a CDS encoding CTP synthase, producing the protein MTKFIFVTGGVVSSLGKGITAASLGCLLKKRGLKVAIQKFDPYINVDPGTMSPYQHGEVFVTDDGAETDLDLGHYERFIDVPLSKNSNVTTGKIYWSVITKERKGDYLGGTVQVIPHITNEIKERIYRVARESNPDVVITEIGGTVGDIESLPFLEAIRQVRGDMGKDNVCYIHVTLLPYLSASGEVKTKPTQHSVKELQGIGIHPNILVCRADKEIHDDMKEKLALLCDIDKEAIITNTTVSTIYEVPLRLQNEGMDDIVLNCLGLKAPKADMTSWENMVQKIKSPCKETDIAIVGKYVALPDAYLSVAEALRHAGIDQNAKVNIHWIDSEELELPDSDPSKVFEGIKGILVPGGFGIRGIEGKLKAIQFARENKVPYLGICLGMQCAIIEFARNVCGLSAANSTEFNAESEYPVIDLLPEQKDIEDMGGTMRLGISPIKVKQDTLAFTSYSSEVIYERHRHRYEVNNHYREILEKNGLVFSGTSPDGRLVEITEYPDHPWFVASQYHPEFKSRPYRPHPLFMSFISASLKEK
- the argS gene encoding arginine--tRNA ligase, whose protein sequence is MSVYEIIKETICKNLEQAAHQALLKGELSFGELPAYVLEEPREREHGDLATNLAMLLSKQAKRAPRDIAAVIIANLDTADTWITTCEIAGPGFINFRLDPNWLTSVIPEVLKQGDTYGAVNIGQGEKIQVEFVSANPTGLLHMGNARGAALGDSLASLLTMAGYHVSREFYINDAGNQIHNFALSLEARYLQLLGHDVPFPEAGYHGEDLVDTVRHIIDHVGDQYVQADEESRREFLVSYALQEKIADIKKTLETFGVFYDVWFSEQSLHESGYIRETMQQLEDKEYIYEKEGALWLKASLLGDEKDEVIVRSNGVPTYFAADIAYHRNKYERGFNKVINIWGADHHGHVARMKGAMQALGYSPDSLQIILMQLVRLIQDGEIVKMSKRSGQYITLRELVDEVGKDAARFFFIMRDPDSTVEFDLDLAKSQSADNPVYYVQYAHARLCSILRQAEEQGFRWKGIPERENLLLLDSREERDLLKKIADLPGEIALAAKMFEPHRLARYVLDLAALFHTFYNSQRVLVDEEALRTARLGLIHSTRQVLANVLGILGVSAPERM